From the Octadecabacter antarcticus 307 genome, one window contains:
- a CDS encoding FAD-binding protein, with protein MTPQTEQDLAEAIASAKSPLRIIGGGTRDIGNPVVGEALSTSALTGITLYEPGALTIVAQAGTPVAEIEAALDTENQRLAFEPTDHRRLLGTSGTPTIGGVVATNASGSRRIAVGACRDHLLGVRFVDGVGTTLKNGGRVMKNVTGYDLVKLLAGSYGTLGVLSEVSLKVLPKPETSATLKLHGLTDTQAVDALSIALGSPFEVTGAARSDDTLIRIEGFAASVAYRLAQLQSLLGGFGDMTAVTDTQASQAIWTDITNVAAFAPTSGDIWRISTKPSDAPATIAALPAGTETMMDWGGGLIWAQTPAGTDLRATLSATGHATLILADPKTRANLCAFQPENPTIKTLSQGIRTKFDPRGILNPGLMG; from the coding sequence ATGACACCACAGACCGAACAAGACCTCGCCGAAGCGATTGCCAGCGCCAAAAGCCCGCTGCGCATCATCGGCGGTGGCACGCGCGACATTGGCAATCCAGTTGTTGGCGAAGCGCTCAGCACTTCTGCGCTGACGGGCATCACGCTGTATGAGCCCGGAGCGCTGACAATCGTCGCACAAGCTGGCACCCCCGTGGCTGAGATTGAGGCGGCTTTGGACACCGAAAACCAGCGCCTTGCATTTGAACCGACGGACCATCGCAGGTTGCTTGGCACCAGTGGCACGCCCACAATCGGCGGCGTTGTTGCCACCAACGCCAGTGGATCACGTCGTATCGCCGTGGGGGCCTGTCGCGATCATCTGCTTGGTGTGCGGTTCGTGGATGGCGTGGGCACAACCCTCAAGAACGGGGGCCGTGTTATGAAGAACGTCACCGGCTACGATTTGGTCAAACTGCTGGCGGGGTCTTATGGCACGTTAGGTGTGCTGTCCGAAGTGTCGCTGAAGGTGCTGCCAAAGCCGGAAACCAGCGCAACGCTGAAACTTCACGGCCTGACGGACACCCAAGCAGTTGACGCACTGTCAATTGCCCTCGGCTCCCCTTTTGAGGTCACGGGTGCCGCCCGCAGTGACGACACCCTCATTCGCATCGAAGGGTTTGCGGCGTCGGTCGCCTACCGATTGGCGCAATTGCAATCGCTGCTTGGTGGCTTTGGCGATATGACGGCGGTCACGGACACGCAGGCATCGCAGGCGATCTGGACCGACATCACCAACGTCGCAGCCTTCGCACCCACAAGCGGCGACATTTGGCGCATTTCTACTAAGCCGAGCGACGCGCCCGCCACAATCGCCGCCCTCCCTGCAGGAACTGAAACCATGATGGACTGGGGTGGCGGGCTGATCTGGGCGCAAACACCGGCGGGAACTGATCTGCGCGCGACACTGTCCGCGACTGGTCACGCGACCCTGATCCTCGCAGACCCGAAAACCCGCGCCAATCTGTGCGCGTTTCAACCCGAAAACCCAACAATAAAAACCCTATCCCAAGGGATACGCACAAAATTTGACCCGCGTGGTATCCTAAATCCGGGGCTGATGGGATGA
- a CDS encoding FAD-linked oxidase C-terminal domain-containing protein — MDMPSPDLSILSRKAEIVARLQSVLPKNAVIHAESEVRAYECDALSAYRCPPLCAVLPTSTEEVAASLRVCHEMGVPVVPRGSGTSLAGGALPTADCVILGVARLNGVLETNYDDRYIRVQSGRTNLSVTGAVEAEGFFYAPDPSSQLACAIAGNIAMNSGGAHCLKYGVTTNNLLGVKMVLMDGTITEIGGAHLDAPGLDLLGLICGSEGQLGVVTEATLRILRKPEGARPVLMAFNDNEVAGACVADIIKAGVLPVAIEFMDRLCIETSEKYAQAGYPDCEALLIVEVEGSPAEIDEQLAVILAIARKHDPVELREAKDADEAARIWLGRKSAFGAIGQISDYMCLDGTIPVSSLPMVLRRIGELSAEYGLRVGNVFHAGDGNMHPLICYDANKPGDLELCEAMGAEILKLCVDAGGCLTGEHGVGIEKRDLMTHQFAPQDLEIQMAVKDVFDPTWLLNPAKVFPLNASQSRRIAAE, encoded by the coding sequence ATGGACATGCCATCACCAGACCTATCCATTTTATCGCGCAAAGCCGAGATTGTTGCGCGTTTGCAAAGCGTTCTACCCAAAAACGCCGTCATCCATGCCGAATCTGAGGTCCGCGCATACGAATGTGACGCCCTGTCGGCCTACAGATGCCCGCCCCTGTGCGCGGTCCTGCCCACATCAACCGAAGAAGTCGCGGCCTCCTTGCGCGTCTGTCATGAGATGGGCGTGCCCGTTGTGCCGCGCGGGTCGGGCACGTCGCTGGCAGGGGGCGCATTACCGACGGCTGATTGCGTGATCCTTGGTGTGGCGCGTCTGAACGGGGTGTTGGAAACCAACTACGATGATCGCTACATCCGCGTGCAGTCAGGGCGCACCAACCTGTCCGTGACAGGCGCTGTCGAGGCGGAGGGTTTCTTTTACGCCCCCGACCCATCCAGTCAGCTGGCCTGTGCGATTGCCGGCAATATCGCGATGAATTCCGGCGGTGCACATTGCCTGAAATATGGCGTCACCACGAACAACCTGCTGGGCGTCAAAATGGTGCTGATGGATGGCACGATCACCGAAATCGGCGGCGCACATCTGGATGCCCCGGGTCTTGATCTGCTGGGTTTGATTTGTGGATCCGAAGGTCAACTTGGCGTCGTCACCGAAGCCACGCTGCGCATCTTGCGCAAACCCGAAGGCGCGCGGCCCGTTCTTATGGCGTTTAACGACAACGAGGTGGCAGGCGCCTGCGTGGCCGACATCATCAAGGCCGGCGTGCTGCCAGTCGCGATCGAATTCATGGACCGCCTGTGCATCGAAACATCTGAGAAATACGCGCAAGCGGGCTATCCCGACTGTGAGGCTTTGTTGATCGTTGAGGTCGAAGGATCGCCCGCTGAAATCGACGAACAGTTGGCCGTGATCCTTGCCATTGCGCGCAAACACGACCCCGTTGAACTGCGCGAAGCAAAAGACGCCGACGAAGCTGCACGCATCTGGCTTGGTCGCAAATCCGCCTTTGGCGCAATTGGCCAAATCAGCGACTACATGTGTCTGGACGGGACAATCCCCGTGTCGTCCCTGCCAATGGTGCTGCGCCGGATCGGCGAGTTGAGCGCAGAATACGGGCTGCGCGTCGGCAACGTGTTTCACGCAGGCGACGGCAATATGCACCCGCTGATTTGCTATGACGCCAACAAGCCGGGTGATCTGGAACTCTGCGAAGCGATGGGCGCGGAAATCTTGAAACTCTGCGTTGATGCAGGGGGCTGTCTGACAGGCGAACACGGCGTCGGCATCGAAAAGCGCGACCTGATGACCCACCAATTCGCGCCGCAAGACCTCGAAATTCAAATGGCCGTAAAGGACGTGTTTGATCCAACATGGCTGCTAAACCCTGCCAAGGTGTTCCCGCTGAACGCCAGCCAATCGCGGCGCATTGCGGCAGAGTAA
- a CDS encoding DUF599 domain-containing protein — MDFMTEFGSLGRLDGVAVAVLVAVWLGLSWWIEHPTAKRPSVSVVMSEYRRQWMQVMISRDPRIFDAQVMASLRQGTSFFASTCLLATGGVLALIGNVDPLRGVAEDIAMTASPAVIWQIKLGLVLVLLSNAFLKFVWANRVFGYCSVMMAAVPNDPDDPMAQPMAAKAGELNVRAAMNFNRGLRSMYFALGAVAWLAGPVPLMAAVAVTAWVVWSREFWSVPRAIIMDEKPVQPDPKL, encoded by the coding sequence ATGGACTTTATGACAGAATTTGGCAGCCTAGGCAGGCTTGATGGGGTGGCCGTCGCCGTGCTGGTTGCTGTCTGGCTGGGGCTGAGTTGGTGGATTGAACATCCGACAGCGAAGCGCCCGTCGGTGAGTGTGGTTATGTCAGAATACCGTCGTCAATGGATGCAGGTGATGATCAGCCGTGACCCACGCATTTTTGATGCGCAAGTCATGGCAAGCCTGCGCCAAGGCACATCGTTTTTCGCGTCGACATGTCTGTTGGCCACTGGTGGTGTATTGGCGCTGATCGGCAATGTGGACCCGTTGCGCGGCGTGGCCGAAGATATCGCGATGACCGCAAGCCCGGCGGTGATCTGGCAGATCAAGCTGGGGCTGGTTTTGGTGCTGCTGAGCAATGCGTTCCTGAAATTCGTCTGGGCAAACCGCGTGTTTGGTTATTGCAGCGTGATGATGGCGGCGGTCCCGAATGACCCCGATGACCCGATGGCGCAGCCCATGGCGGCAAAGGCGGGAGAGTTGAATGTCCGCGCGGCGATGAATTTCAATCGCGGTCTGCGGTCAATGTATTTCGCGCTTGGGGCTGTCGCGTGGCTGGCGGGGCCGGTGCCATTGATGGCGGCTGTCGCTGTGACGGCGTGGGTTGTCTGGAGCCGCGAATTCTGGTCCGTGCCAAGGGCGATCATCATGGACGAGAAGCCCGTTCAGCCTGACCCCAAACTGTGA
- a CDS encoding membrane protein, which translates to MIGTVILDPLVPLVALYVLVAMAAIGLIFAVWRRLLGWALRTLAAIVILGAIANPSLQQEDRAQLSDIVLAVVDESASQRLSDRPDQSAQALANLQAEVARRPNTELRVLTLGDGIDDAGTELMTALSEALSEKPQARVAGMVLITDGRVHDLPAAPTTLPAPLHVLLTGRADDWDRRLVIRNAPAFAILGEPVTLTLRVEDQGAAPDAGFVDLTIAIDGGPPLAFQIPVNNDVELPIELPHGGMNVMQFSTPAMDGELTDRNNEAVVQINGVRDRLRVLLVSGEPHAGERTWRNLLKSDSSVDLVHFTILRPPEKQDGVPVNELSLIAFPTRELFLEKVDEFDLIIFDRYKRRGILPSAYLENIGNYVRNGGAVLISAGPDYASADSIYRSPLGSVLPGRPTARVYEEGFTPIITDIGQRHPVTTGLEAFSPNQTDDGTPGWGRWFRQIEVEPTENATVVMSGINEQPLLMLERVGEGRVALMASDQTWLWDRGFEGGGPQLELLRRLAHWMMKEPELEEETLWVEPNGLTMRIIRRTLDEETGDVTIIHPDGVETILTLDEVTPGRYELLWEAPEVGLYRLADRDVETVIALGPAAPREFEQTIADGDLLADLVASTNGGIVTMTDGLPSLRAVRSGRPAFGRGWIGITPRDAYRTADVTVTALLPAWAALLLAGFLVIGAWLREGRR; encoded by the coding sequence ATGATCGGGACCGTCATTCTTGATCCGCTGGTGCCGCTAGTGGCGTTGTATGTGCTGGTCGCAATGGCCGCCATCGGATTGATCTTTGCAGTTTGGCGACGGCTGCTGGGTTGGGCATTGCGGACCCTCGCGGCTATTGTCATCCTCGGCGCGATCGCCAACCCGTCCTTGCAACAAGAAGACCGTGCGCAGTTGTCTGACATCGTGCTCGCTGTTGTTGATGAAAGCGCCAGCCAGCGGCTTTCGGATCGTCCAGATCAATCCGCCCAAGCGCTGGCCAATCTGCAAGCCGAGGTTGCGCGGCGTCCAAACACCGAACTGCGTGTCCTGACCTTGGGTGACGGCATTGATGATGCCGGCACCGAACTGATGACGGCGCTGTCCGAGGCGCTGTCTGAAAAACCGCAAGCGCGCGTCGCGGGCATGGTTCTGATCACCGACGGGCGCGTCCACGACCTGCCCGCTGCGCCGACAACATTGCCCGCCCCACTGCATGTGCTGCTGACAGGCCGGGCCGACGATTGGGATCGCCGCCTTGTGATCCGCAACGCGCCTGCATTTGCCATTCTGGGCGAACCCGTCACGCTGACGCTGCGGGTTGAGGATCAGGGCGCTGCACCAGACGCGGGCTTTGTAGATCTGACAATCGCAATCGACGGCGGCCCACCACTGGCGTTCCAAATCCCCGTGAATAACGACGTCGAATTGCCCATCGAACTGCCCCATGGCGGCATGAACGTGATGCAATTTTCCACCCCTGCCATGGACGGCGAACTGACAGATCGTAACAACGAAGCCGTCGTGCAAATCAACGGCGTGCGCGACCGTTTGCGGGTGCTGTTGGTGTCCGGCGAACCCCATGCAGGCGAACGCACATGGCGCAATCTACTGAAATCCGACAGTTCCGTAGATTTGGTGCATTTCACCATTCTGCGCCCACCGGAAAAACAGGACGGCGTGCCCGTAAACGAACTGTCCCTCATCGCGTTCCCGACCCGCGAACTATTCCTCGAAAAGGTCGACGAATTCGATCTAATCATCTTTGATCGCTACAAACGGCGCGGGATTTTGCCGTCGGCCTACCTTGAAAATATTGGCAACTATGTACGAAACGGCGGTGCAGTTTTGATTTCCGCTGGCCCTGATTACGCGTCAGCCGACAGCATCTACCGATCACCGCTGGGGTCGGTCTTGCCCGGTCGCCCAACTGCGCGGGTCTATGAAGAAGGCTTCACACCGATAATCACCGACATTGGCCAGCGCCACCCAGTGACGACAGGGCTTGAGGCATTTTCACCGAACCAGACCGACGATGGCACCCCCGGTTGGGGCCGTTGGTTCCGCCAGATTGAAGTCGAACCAACCGAAAATGCCACCGTGGTTATGTCCGGCATAAACGAGCAACCGCTGCTGATGCTGGAACGCGTCGGCGAAGGGCGCGTCGCACTGATGGCGTCGGATCAGACATGGCTGTGGGATCGCGGTTTTGAAGGCGGCGGACCACAATTGGAACTGCTGCGTCGTCTCGCACACTGGATGATGAAAGAACCCGAGCTTGAGGAAGAAACCCTGTGGGTTGAACCGAATGGGCTGACCATGCGCATCATCCGGCGCACGCTGGATGAAGAAACCGGCGATGTGACAATCATCCATCCCGACGGGGTGGAAACGATTTTGACCTTGGACGAAGTGACGCCAGGGCGTTATGAACTGCTCTGGGAAGCGCCCGAAGTCGGGCTTTACCGGCTGGCCGACAGGGACGTCGAAACCGTTATTGCCCTCGGCCCTGCTGCGCCGCGTGAATTTGAACAGACCATTGCAGACGGGGATTTGCTGGCAGATCTCGTGGCGTCAACCAACGGGGGCATTGTGACAATGACCGATGGCCTGCCGTCTTTGCGTGCCGTGCGCAGCGGGCGCCCCGCGTTCGGTCGCGGATGGATAGGCATCACCCCGCGCGACGCGTATCGCACCGCTGATGTCACCGTCACAGCGCTGCTGCCCGCTTGGGCCGCATTGCTACTTGCTGGGTTCTTGGTGATTGGCGCATGGCTGCGCGAGGGGCGGCGTTAG